Proteins from one Pseudoliparis swirei isolate HS2019 ecotype Mariana Trench chromosome 22, NWPU_hadal_v1, whole genome shotgun sequence genomic window:
- the LOC130213527 gene encoding G patch domain-containing protein 8 isoform X2: MCSKPRDAAGMPCSACYYLVISSTHLSNGHFRRVKGVFRGPLCPTATSDSPEHAKGALGCSVEDLKALFYCELCHKQYLRHQEFDNHINSYDHAHKQRLKELKHREFARNVASKSWKDQRKQEKALRRLHQLAQLQQETQRVPWKTSGLGSAVRAVRQQQAKHKDQSDRLPENKAEPFNLTHSPSPTQPRTARLSHQPEDPCQSPSQMLLAAAPTQSPLSNTDPPGVYPQSCLGLHPQLPLSGRGRVGGRLGVSFCFSRRGPRLEPSASVFSDLEEEEREKREQMKERIKGMMEDIDREIGASEQVKHKSRSDSVSLNDTEPIPREAAREEREIGTRDAVKAHSAISTAAPDNQSHDAPCLLSQTQVALWGTALAGSHMGTEHTDSETDRKRETEVGMEESQYMCVLGKDGCTRLRWPVNLLMFTKSQPHISYSCSPLCLNQQQPEELTEDLQKSQQNPLPALSDESELPVPAILTADAPSCLQRQARQELKAHRQEAEEHIDVETEAHLLLKKENISSSETRPESGRCPLSMDDCGRAGSHPFDHTQRDSSDANSQNPLGGRLGGARGNREKAIIALNCKLESVTQPGTQRMCTSPSRCECGSDTMCKCASAPCVGVSEVSRKKRKASTKKHKLGKKKRVEKEKASNKSQSASCKVRSVVSAVSIGTERSGEAGGNWGKKKRRQRETSEIMMRRRRRVVQETGSCCLLGRCEAELVSGPVRKRRPHWSLSTESQSQPDGEQAEHCSADSQLARHTAGRHGQGKRDGDAVTFPCRSHFSLHSFSPGCNSKLFWERGHHSNPKSFIDCCYPDNSCGCSPARKIKLLQRDRKSIHSKRKSLRHRADWEETERGRKMEGHSGCRDSRPISDAEQWEWLRGGYPRGSEEGGSRSGWRSRNRAGEWDRVAKFSPSPGSWSRRGRRLSTEDVDWDRCSVDRWTWGSSDSWEDRGTHRSTSGSRTDTRDSPGCVWKCAGTRHSRSRHFSSPEWWTSRQTYSPQSVNTQSSKCLSPRSCSPGSSTSMSELSWEWSRSSTCSEVTVDGLTVSSDRTSSVDPGLSSEAPQEANKQSSPMSTSSGLTSCSFSHSSPHRSNPAPIIPGLNTHHCNTSPSQFKEPNIQSDFVHRHVAPVDTSRSGTIIPGLSPSKSLPQKPARMLLLPLIGKLPAIQRKARRNKGLLEKSHEKEGEEDEQTRGSGMDPGAVTKSPKCPLDTVESNPSNAPNLCIRTEDKQTDRETAALPISFTAEEMDKYRLLQEQAREHMQKVLEQFQESADIHTETNYTHTAKTENCETVQELYTPVSLHNPPQPQPRTLHTDTMQTPRQHTLQVNLPLPHVTPQENFTQPIMALRVPSLPPLSSLHHIILQHAALSLHPSSSPSSTSSNSPSMQPHPAQLPHPLPHLHPTLAHHLHLSPFSITSLFPSILLSHHPIPLLPQSPAFHATPLAPLAQVALRPLNPQSFMERAWPVRFQQKAL, from the exons gAGCATGCAAAGGGGGCTTTGGGCTGCTCAGTGGAGGATCTGAAGGCCCTTTTCTACTGTGAGCTGTGTCACAAGCAGTACCTCAGACACCAGGAGTTTGACAACCACATCAACTCCTACGACCATGCACACAAACAG AGGCTGAAAGAATTAAAGCACAGGGAGTTTGCTCGCAACGTGGCCTCAAAATCGTGGAAGGACCAACGCAAACAGGAGAAGGCTCTCAGACGTCTGCACCAGCTCGCACAGTTGCAACAGGAAACCCAGcg AGTCCCATGGAAGACTTCTGGACTAGGAAGTGCAGTCAGGGCTGTGCGACAGCAACAAGCAAAACACAAGGACCAAAGCGACCGCCTCCCTGAGAACAAAGCTGAACCCTTCAACCTCACCCATAGTCCCTCTCCTACACAACCCAGAACAGCACGTCTTAGCCACCAGCCAGAAGATCCATGTCAATCTCCTTCCCAGATGCTGCTGGCCGCTGCTCCAACTCAGTCCCCACTATCCAATACAGACCCTCCTGGAGTGTACCCCCAGTCCTGCCTGGGCTTGCATCCCCAGCTGCCTCTCTCTGGGCGGGGGAGAGTAGGCGGCAGACTTGGCGTGTCCTTCTGCTTCTCACGCAGGGGGCCCAGGCTTGAGCCTTCTGCCTCCGTCTTTTCAGAcctagaagaggaggagagagagaagagggaacaAATGAAAGAAAGGATAAAGGGGATGATGGAAGACATTGATAGGGAAATTGGGGCATCAGAGCAGGTCAAACACAAGTCCAGATCTGACAGTGTAAGCCTCAACGACACAGAGCCAATCCCCAGAGAGGCTgccagagaagagagggagattgGAACAAGAGATGCAGTGAAAGCACACTCTGCTATTTCCACAGCAGCACCTGATAATCAGAGCCACGATGCACCGTGCTTGTTATCACAGACCCAGGTGGCCCTATGGGGCACAGCACTAGCAGGGTCACACATGGGCACTGAACACACAGATagcgagacagacagaaagagagaaacagaagtGGGAATGGAGGAGAgtcagtatatgtgtgtgctggGGAAAGATGGCTGCACCCGTCTGAGATGGCCTGTCAATTTGCTTATGTTCACTAAGTCTCAACCACACATCTCTTACAGCTGCAGCCCACTTTGCTTAAATCAACAACAACCAGAAGAACTCACAGAGGATCTGCAAAAGTCACAACAAAATCCGTTGCCTGCTCTCTCAGATGAATCAGAACTACCTGTGCCAGCTATTCTTACAGCGGACGCTCCTTCCTGTTTACAAAGACAGGCAAGGCAAGAGTTGAAAGcacacagacaggaagctgAGGAACATATCGATGTGGAGACAGAAGCACACCTGTTGTTGAAGAAGGAAAACATCTCATCATCAGAAACAAGACCAGAAAGCGGAAGATGCCCACTAAGTATGGATGATTGTGGGAGGGCAGGCTCTCATCCATTTGACCACACTCAGAGGGACAGCTCTGATGCAAACTCCCAGAATCCACTGGGAGGAAGATTAGGGGGTGCGAGAGGTAACAGGGAGAAAGCCATCATAGCTCTGAACTGTAAATTAGAGTCTGTCACCCAGCCTGGCACACAGAGGATGTGCACCAGCCCGTCCAGGTGTGAGTGTGGGAGTGATACGATGTGCAAGTGTGCCAGTGCTCCGTGCGTGGGCGTCTCAGAAGTGTCACGCAAAAAGAGGAAAGCCAGTACAAAGAAGCACAAGctgggaaagaagaagagggttGAGAAGGAAAAAGCTTCAAACAAGAGCCAATCAGCAAGCTGCAAAGTGAGGAGTGTTGTCTCTGCAGTCTCCATTGGTACAGAGAGGAGTGGAGAAGCTGGAGGGAACtgggggaagaagaaaaggaggcaaAGGGAGACAAGCGAGAtcatgatgaggaggaggaggagggtggtgcAGGAAACTGGGAGCTGCTGTCTCCTGGGAAGATGTGAGGCTGAGCTAGTATCTGGCCCTGTCAGAAAGAGGAGGCCTCACTGGAGCCTCAGCACTGAATCCCAGTCCCAGCCAGACGGAGAGCAGGCAGAGCACTGCAGTGCCGACTCCCAGCTCGCCAGACACACCGCAGGAAGACACGGCCAGGGAAAGCGAGACGGAGATGCAGTGACTTTTCCCTGTCGGTCTCACTTCTCCTTACACTCCTTCTCACCAGGATGTAACTCAAAGCTGTTTTGGGAAAGGGGTCACCATAGCAACCCCAAGAGTTTCATTGACTGCTGTTACCCTGACAACAGCTGTGGTTGCAGCCCGGCGAGAAAGATAAAACTCCTCCAGAGGGACAGGAAATCCATTCATAGTAAGAGGAAGAGTTTGAGGCATCGTGCAGattgggaggagacagagaggggcaggaaaaTGGAAGGGCACTCAGGTTGCAGAGACAGCCGCCCAATTTCAGATGCAGAACAATGGGAGTGGTTGAGGGGGGGCTATCCTCGAGGTAGTGAGGAGGGCGGGTCAAGGAGTGGGTGGAGATCCAGAAACAGAGCAGGGGAGTGGGATCGAGTGGCAAAGTTTAGCCCCAGTCCTggcagctggagcaggagaggcCGACGTCTGAGCACAGAAGATGTAGACTGGGACAGATGCAGCGTGGACAGATGGACATGGGGCAGCAGTGACAGCTGGGAGGACAGGGGGACACACAGATCCACATCAGGCTCCAGGACAGACACCAGAGACAGCCCGGGCTGTGTGTGGAAATGTGCAGGCACCAGACACTCACGCTCCAGACACTTCTCTAGCCCTGAGTGGTGGACAAGTAGACAGACATACAGCCCCCAGAGTGTCAACACACAGTCCAGCAAGTGTCTCAGCCCGCGCTCCTGCAGCCCCGGCAGCAGCACCAGCATGTCCGAGCTGAGCTGGGAGTGGAGCAGGAGCAGTACCTGCTCAGAAGTCACAGTTGATGGGTTGACAGTTAGCTCCGACAGGACGTCCTCTGTAGATCCAGGACTCTCATCTGAGGCCCCTCAGGAAGCAAACAAGCAGAGCAGCCCTATGTCCACTTCATCCGGCCTTACCTCTTGCTCCTTCTCTCATTCTTCGCCTCACAGATCCAATCCTGCTCCCATAATACCGGGCCTCAACACACACCATTGTAACACAAGCCCTTCTCAGTTTAAGGAGCCCAATATACAATCTGACTTTGTCCATAGACATGTGGCCCCTGTTGACACAAGCAGGTCAGGCACAATAATTCCAGGACTTTCTCCCAGTAAGTCTCTGCCACAGAAACCAGCCAGGATGTTGCTTCTCCCTCTCATAGGGAAACTACCCGCAATCCAGAGAAAGGCAAGAAGGAACAAAGGGTTGCTGGAGAAGAGTCatgagaaggaaggagaggaggacgagcagaCCAGGGGCAGTGGAATGGATCCCGGAGCAGTCaccaaaagtccaaaatgtcctCTGGACACGGTTGAGTCAAACCCCAGCAACGCTCCAAATCTCTGCATTAGGACTGAAGACAagcagacagatagagagacggCAGCTCTGCCGATCAGCTTTACTGCTGAGGAGATGGACAAATATCGCCTCCTGCAAGAGCAGGCAAGAGAGCACATGCAGAAAGTCCTGGAACAGTTTCAAGAGAGCGcagatatacacacagagacaaactacacacacacggcaaAGACCGAGAACTGTGAGACTGTCCAGGAACTATACACACCTGTGTCCTTGCACAACCCTCCACAGCCTCAACCGCGGACacttcacacagacacaatgcAAACACCGAGACAGCACACCCTCCAGGTTAACCTCCCACTTCCACATGTGACCCCACAAGAGAACTTCACTCAGCCCATCATGGCTCTGAGAGTGCCcagcctcccccctctctccagccTACATCATATCATTTTACAACACGCAGCCCTCTCCCtgcacccctcctcctcaccctcttccaCCTCATCCAACTCTCCTTCCATGCAGCCACACCCAGCTCAGCTCCCTCACCCCCTGCCCCATCTCCACCCCACTCTCGCTCATCAccttcacctctctcctttttcCATAACTTCCCTGTTTCCTTCCATTCTGCTGTCCCATCATcccatccctctcctcccccagtccCCTGCTTTTCATGCAACCCCTCTCGCTCCACTCGCCCAAGTAGCCCTGCGGCCCTTGAACCCCCAGTCTTTCATGGAGAGGGCTTGGCCAGTGAGGTTTCAACAGAAGGCGTTGTGA
- the LOC130213527 gene encoding G patch domain-containing protein 8 isoform X1, producing the protein MPMYDLLASTRVCLSDSSSHAHFCQCTKYYIVHLRSSVFCLSATIATFPAVRLRLFVINVYTQVSITVVVLNVSPGSGCHEHRASVPLSNLQQQQQLKHHSLMGSRLTVLCRAHVEAITADVSGMQICSKWLTICPPYSSCFLSLPLEPFMSRSAYASILTLFHFFSPPTPPTHSPILSVSLFLQEHAKGALGCSVEDLKALFYCELCHKQYLRHQEFDNHINSYDHAHKQRLKELKHREFARNVASKSWKDQRKQEKALRRLHQLAQLQQETQRVPWKTSGLGSAVRAVRQQQAKHKDQSDRLPENKAEPFNLTHSPSPTQPRTARLSHQPEDPCQSPSQMLLAAAPTQSPLSNTDPPGVYPQSCLGLHPQLPLSGRGRVGGRLGVSFCFSRRGPRLEPSASVFSDLEEEEREKREQMKERIKGMMEDIDREIGASEQVKHKSRSDSVSLNDTEPIPREAAREEREIGTRDAVKAHSAISTAAPDNQSHDAPCLLSQTQVALWGTALAGSHMGTEHTDSETDRKRETEVGMEESQYMCVLGKDGCTRLRWPVNLLMFTKSQPHISYSCSPLCLNQQQPEELTEDLQKSQQNPLPALSDESELPVPAILTADAPSCLQRQARQELKAHRQEAEEHIDVETEAHLLLKKENISSSETRPESGRCPLSMDDCGRAGSHPFDHTQRDSSDANSQNPLGGRLGGARGNREKAIIALNCKLESVTQPGTQRMCTSPSRCECGSDTMCKCASAPCVGVSEVSRKKRKASTKKHKLGKKKRVEKEKASNKSQSASCKVRSVVSAVSIGTERSGEAGGNWGKKKRRQRETSEIMMRRRRRVVQETGSCCLLGRCEAELVSGPVRKRRPHWSLSTESQSQPDGEQAEHCSADSQLARHTAGRHGQGKRDGDAVTFPCRSHFSLHSFSPGCNSKLFWERGHHSNPKSFIDCCYPDNSCGCSPARKIKLLQRDRKSIHSKRKSLRHRADWEETERGRKMEGHSGCRDSRPISDAEQWEWLRGGYPRGSEEGGSRSGWRSRNRAGEWDRVAKFSPSPGSWSRRGRRLSTEDVDWDRCSVDRWTWGSSDSWEDRGTHRSTSGSRTDTRDSPGCVWKCAGTRHSRSRHFSSPEWWTSRQTYSPQSVNTQSSKCLSPRSCSPGSSTSMSELSWEWSRSSTCSEVTVDGLTVSSDRTSSVDPGLSSEAPQEANKQSSPMSTSSGLTSCSFSHSSPHRSNPAPIIPGLNTHHCNTSPSQFKEPNIQSDFVHRHVAPVDTSRSGTIIPGLSPSKSLPQKPARMLLLPLIGKLPAIQRKARRNKGLLEKSHEKEGEEDEQTRGSGMDPGAVTKSPKCPLDTVESNPSNAPNLCIRTEDKQTDRETAALPISFTAEEMDKYRLLQEQAREHMQKVLEQFQESADIHTETNYTHTAKTENCETVQELYTPVSLHNPPQPQPRTLHTDTMQTPRQHTLQVNLPLPHVTPQENFTQPIMALRVPSLPPLSSLHHIILQHAALSLHPSSSPSSTSSNSPSMQPHPAQLPHPLPHLHPTLAHHLHLSPFSITSLFPSILLSHHPIPLLPQSPAFHATPLAPLAQVALRPLNPQSFMERAWPVRFQQKAL; encoded by the exons ATGCCCATGTACGATTTACTGGCCTCTacgcgtgtgtgtttgtccgaTAGTTCTTCACATGCACATTTTTGCCAGTGTACAAAATACTACATTGTGCATTTAAGAAGCTCAGTTTTCTGTCTGTCGGCCACAATTGCCACTTTCCCTGCAGTCAGACTCCGACTATTTGTCATTAATGTATATACACAGGTTTCTATTACAGTGGTTGTATTAAATGTGTCCCCGGGCTCAGGTTGCCATGAACACAGGGCTTCAGTGCCTTTGTCcaacctccagcagcagcagcagctaaagCATCATTCTTTAATGGGAAGCCGTTTAACCGTTTTATGCAGAGCACATGTAGAGGCTATTACCGCTGATGTCTCTGGGATGCAGATTTGCTCTAAATGGCTAACAATCTGCCCCCCCTACTCCTCTTGCTTTCTATCTCTTCCCCTCGAACCCTTTATGTCTCGGTCTGCTTATGCCTCTATCTTGACTCTCTTTCATTTCTTCTCTCCCCCTACCCCTCCAACACACTCACCCattctctccgtgtctctctttctccaggAGCATGCAAAGGGGGCTTTGGGCTGCTCAGTGGAGGATCTGAAGGCCCTTTTCTACTGTGAGCTGTGTCACAAGCAGTACCTCAGACACCAGGAGTTTGACAACCACATCAACTCCTACGACCATGCACACAAACAG AGGCTGAAAGAATTAAAGCACAGGGAGTTTGCTCGCAACGTGGCCTCAAAATCGTGGAAGGACCAACGCAAACAGGAGAAGGCTCTCAGACGTCTGCACCAGCTCGCACAGTTGCAACAGGAAACCCAGcg AGTCCCATGGAAGACTTCTGGACTAGGAAGTGCAGTCAGGGCTGTGCGACAGCAACAAGCAAAACACAAGGACCAAAGCGACCGCCTCCCTGAGAACAAAGCTGAACCCTTCAACCTCACCCATAGTCCCTCTCCTACACAACCCAGAACAGCACGTCTTAGCCACCAGCCAGAAGATCCATGTCAATCTCCTTCCCAGATGCTGCTGGCCGCTGCTCCAACTCAGTCCCCACTATCCAATACAGACCCTCCTGGAGTGTACCCCCAGTCCTGCCTGGGCTTGCATCCCCAGCTGCCTCTCTCTGGGCGGGGGAGAGTAGGCGGCAGACTTGGCGTGTCCTTCTGCTTCTCACGCAGGGGGCCCAGGCTTGAGCCTTCTGCCTCCGTCTTTTCAGAcctagaagaggaggagagagagaagagggaacaAATGAAAGAAAGGATAAAGGGGATGATGGAAGACATTGATAGGGAAATTGGGGCATCAGAGCAGGTCAAACACAAGTCCAGATCTGACAGTGTAAGCCTCAACGACACAGAGCCAATCCCCAGAGAGGCTgccagagaagagagggagattgGAACAAGAGATGCAGTGAAAGCACACTCTGCTATTTCCACAGCAGCACCTGATAATCAGAGCCACGATGCACCGTGCTTGTTATCACAGACCCAGGTGGCCCTATGGGGCACAGCACTAGCAGGGTCACACATGGGCACTGAACACACAGATagcgagacagacagaaagagagaaacagaagtGGGAATGGAGGAGAgtcagtatatgtgtgtgctggGGAAAGATGGCTGCACCCGTCTGAGATGGCCTGTCAATTTGCTTATGTTCACTAAGTCTCAACCACACATCTCTTACAGCTGCAGCCCACTTTGCTTAAATCAACAACAACCAGAAGAACTCACAGAGGATCTGCAAAAGTCACAACAAAATCCGTTGCCTGCTCTCTCAGATGAATCAGAACTACCTGTGCCAGCTATTCTTACAGCGGACGCTCCTTCCTGTTTACAAAGACAGGCAAGGCAAGAGTTGAAAGcacacagacaggaagctgAGGAACATATCGATGTGGAGACAGAAGCACACCTGTTGTTGAAGAAGGAAAACATCTCATCATCAGAAACAAGACCAGAAAGCGGAAGATGCCCACTAAGTATGGATGATTGTGGGAGGGCAGGCTCTCATCCATTTGACCACACTCAGAGGGACAGCTCTGATGCAAACTCCCAGAATCCACTGGGAGGAAGATTAGGGGGTGCGAGAGGTAACAGGGAGAAAGCCATCATAGCTCTGAACTGTAAATTAGAGTCTGTCACCCAGCCTGGCACACAGAGGATGTGCACCAGCCCGTCCAGGTGTGAGTGTGGGAGTGATACGATGTGCAAGTGTGCCAGTGCTCCGTGCGTGGGCGTCTCAGAAGTGTCACGCAAAAAGAGGAAAGCCAGTACAAAGAAGCACAAGctgggaaagaagaagagggttGAGAAGGAAAAAGCTTCAAACAAGAGCCAATCAGCAAGCTGCAAAGTGAGGAGTGTTGTCTCTGCAGTCTCCATTGGTACAGAGAGGAGTGGAGAAGCTGGAGGGAACtgggggaagaagaaaaggaggcaaAGGGAGACAAGCGAGAtcatgatgaggaggaggaggagggtggtgcAGGAAACTGGGAGCTGCTGTCTCCTGGGAAGATGTGAGGCTGAGCTAGTATCTGGCCCTGTCAGAAAGAGGAGGCCTCACTGGAGCCTCAGCACTGAATCCCAGTCCCAGCCAGACGGAGAGCAGGCAGAGCACTGCAGTGCCGACTCCCAGCTCGCCAGACACACCGCAGGAAGACACGGCCAGGGAAAGCGAGACGGAGATGCAGTGACTTTTCCCTGTCGGTCTCACTTCTCCTTACACTCCTTCTCACCAGGATGTAACTCAAAGCTGTTTTGGGAAAGGGGTCACCATAGCAACCCCAAGAGTTTCATTGACTGCTGTTACCCTGACAACAGCTGTGGTTGCAGCCCGGCGAGAAAGATAAAACTCCTCCAGAGGGACAGGAAATCCATTCATAGTAAGAGGAAGAGTTTGAGGCATCGTGCAGattgggaggagacagagaggggcaggaaaaTGGAAGGGCACTCAGGTTGCAGAGACAGCCGCCCAATTTCAGATGCAGAACAATGGGAGTGGTTGAGGGGGGGCTATCCTCGAGGTAGTGAGGAGGGCGGGTCAAGGAGTGGGTGGAGATCCAGAAACAGAGCAGGGGAGTGGGATCGAGTGGCAAAGTTTAGCCCCAGTCCTggcagctggagcaggagaggcCGACGTCTGAGCACAGAAGATGTAGACTGGGACAGATGCAGCGTGGACAGATGGACATGGGGCAGCAGTGACAGCTGGGAGGACAGGGGGACACACAGATCCACATCAGGCTCCAGGACAGACACCAGAGACAGCCCGGGCTGTGTGTGGAAATGTGCAGGCACCAGACACTCACGCTCCAGACACTTCTCTAGCCCTGAGTGGTGGACAAGTAGACAGACATACAGCCCCCAGAGTGTCAACACACAGTCCAGCAAGTGTCTCAGCCCGCGCTCCTGCAGCCCCGGCAGCAGCACCAGCATGTCCGAGCTGAGCTGGGAGTGGAGCAGGAGCAGTACCTGCTCAGAAGTCACAGTTGATGGGTTGACAGTTAGCTCCGACAGGACGTCCTCTGTAGATCCAGGACTCTCATCTGAGGCCCCTCAGGAAGCAAACAAGCAGAGCAGCCCTATGTCCACTTCATCCGGCCTTACCTCTTGCTCCTTCTCTCATTCTTCGCCTCACAGATCCAATCCTGCTCCCATAATACCGGGCCTCAACACACACCATTGTAACACAAGCCCTTCTCAGTTTAAGGAGCCCAATATACAATCTGACTTTGTCCATAGACATGTGGCCCCTGTTGACACAAGCAGGTCAGGCACAATAATTCCAGGACTTTCTCCCAGTAAGTCTCTGCCACAGAAACCAGCCAGGATGTTGCTTCTCCCTCTCATAGGGAAACTACCCGCAATCCAGAGAAAGGCAAGAAGGAACAAAGGGTTGCTGGAGAAGAGTCatgagaaggaaggagaggaggacgagcagaCCAGGGGCAGTGGAATGGATCCCGGAGCAGTCaccaaaagtccaaaatgtcctCTGGACACGGTTGAGTCAAACCCCAGCAACGCTCCAAATCTCTGCATTAGGACTGAAGACAagcagacagatagagagacggCAGCTCTGCCGATCAGCTTTACTGCTGAGGAGATGGACAAATATCGCCTCCTGCAAGAGCAGGCAAGAGAGCACATGCAGAAAGTCCTGGAACAGTTTCAAGAGAGCGcagatatacacacagagacaaactacacacacacggcaaAGACCGAGAACTGTGAGACTGTCCAGGAACTATACACACCTGTGTCCTTGCACAACCCTCCACAGCCTCAACCGCGGACacttcacacagacacaatgcAAACACCGAGACAGCACACCCTCCAGGTTAACCTCCCACTTCCACATGTGACCCCACAAGAGAACTTCACTCAGCCCATCATGGCTCTGAGAGTGCCcagcctcccccctctctccagccTACATCATATCATTTTACAACACGCAGCCCTCTCCCtgcacccctcctcctcaccctcttccaCCTCATCCAACTCTCCTTCCATGCAGCCACACCCAGCTCAGCTCCCTCACCCCCTGCCCCATCTCCACCCCACTCTCGCTCATCAccttcacctctctcctttttcCATAACTTCCCTGTTTCCTTCCATTCTGCTGTCCCATCATcccatccctctcctcccccagtccCCTGCTTTTCATGCAACCCCTCTCGCTCCACTCGCCCAAGTAGCCCTGCGGCCCTTGAACCCCCAGTCTTTCATGGAGAGGGCTTGGCCAGTGAGGTTTCAACAGAAGGCGTTGTGA